A DNA window from Bdellovibrio sp. BCCA contains the following coding sequences:
- a CDS encoding DMT family transporter translates to MAYAYLAAAIIFEVLGTITMKYSEGFTKVVPIILTLVCHGICFVALAVALKSLPISMVYAIWAGVGTAIMALIGLMMFNEPLPLQKVLATSLIIAGVVLLNVADKKPAEEQVAKVEATKVIKQKPSSTVEAAPQRNSG, encoded by the coding sequence ATGGCATACGCATATCTGGCAGCAGCCATTATCTTTGAGGTATTGGGAACAATCACAATGAAATATTCGGAGGGATTCACAAAGGTGGTTCCAATCATACTCACGCTGGTATGTCATGGAATCTGCTTTGTGGCTCTCGCCGTTGCTTTGAAATCACTACCTATCAGCATGGTCTATGCGATTTGGGCCGGCGTAGGAACAGCAATAATGGCTCTTATCGGGCTTATGATGTTTAACGAGCCGCTGCCTTTGCAAAAGGTTTTAGCGACAAGTCTTATTATCGCGGGTGTTGTCTTGCTGAACGTCGCTGATAAAAAACCTGCTGAAGAGCAAGTGGCTAAAGTTGAAGCTACAAAAGTTATTAAACAGAAACCTTCTTCGACGGTGGAAGCTGCTCCGCAAAGAAATTCCGGTTAG
- a CDS encoding NADPH-dependent FMN reductase, with the protein MKIFLFAASLRRGSYNKKLIRIAAEIVESMQLHDVELHEFNEFPMPMFNGDIEEFYGIPEGVLKLAKKFEEADAVIISSPEYNGSMPGTFKNAIDWLSRLDPVPVRKKQICLIGASPGRLGAVRGNIHDRVPFHILGAFVYPDYFGVAHADEAFDENDKLKDPKQLQLLTKIITDFVHYASRIETPFDRLGEFFEEQQKSQSHH; encoded by the coding sequence ATGAAGATCTTTCTTTTTGCAGCCTCTTTACGCCGAGGTTCTTACAATAAGAAGCTTATCCGCATCGCCGCTGAAATAGTCGAATCCATGCAGCTTCATGATGTCGAACTTCATGAGTTCAACGAATTCCCCATGCCAATGTTCAACGGTGATATCGAAGAATTTTACGGCATTCCCGAGGGAGTTTTAAAGCTCGCAAAAAAATTTGAAGAAGCCGACGCTGTGATCATCTCTAGTCCCGAATACAACGGCAGCATGCCTGGAACGTTTAAAAACGCCATTGATTGGCTTTCGCGATTGGACCCTGTTCCTGTCAGAAAGAAGCAGATTTGTTTGATAGGAGCCTCACCAGGACGCCTCGGAGCCGTTCGCGGCAATATTCACGACCGCGTACCCTTTCACATCCTCGGAGCTTTCGTTTACCCCGACTACTTCGGTGTCGCGCATGCTGACGAAGCTTTCGATGAAAACGACAAACTCAAAGACCCCAAACAGCTGCAACTGCTTACAAAAATCATCACCGATTTTGTTCACTACGCTTCAAGAATAGAAACGCCATTTGATAGACTCGGAGAGTTCTTCGAAGAACAACAAAAAAGCCAATCCCACCATTGA
- the kdpA gene encoding potassium-transporting ATPase subunit KdpA gives MSFTSADLVQVILTLGTIVIFTPLLGSYMAHVFQGEKTRLSSILRPLEILTYKISGVKENDEMDWKQYSLSLLCFNIIGVVFVMLLQMLQASLPLNPQALSNTSWHLAFNTAVSFVTNTNWQAYSGENTLSYLTQMLGLGVQNFVSAATGFGVFLVFTRGIARHQVTGLGNFWVDLTRATVHVLLPLSFILSLFLVGEGVVQNFSAYKTVKTVEGAEQILPQGPAASQIAIKQLGSNGGGFFGVNSAHPCENPTPWSNFLEMVSLILLAAASTYTFGVMVGSKKQGWVLFSAMMAILIVMLSLSLWSEYSPNPYVGQAALMEGKETRFGVTNSVLWSVLTTSASNGSVNSMHSSLSPLSGGIAMVNMMLGEVVFGGVGAGMYGMLLFVILTVFISGLMVGRTPEYLGKKIEAKEIIWIVIGVLAPCVAILILSAVAISIPQGLAGLGHQGPHGLSEVLYAYTSGAANNGSAFGSLTVNTPFYNVTMALAMLIGRFAIIFPVLAVAGSLAEKKFSPPSLGTFRTDSVLFVVILCAVIVIVGALTFFPALSLGPILEHLLMLRGQ, from the coding sequence ATGAGCTTTACTTCAGCGGACCTTGTTCAGGTCATTCTTACGTTAGGCACGATTGTAATTTTCACGCCCCTTCTTGGTAGTTATATGGCGCATGTTTTTCAGGGTGAAAAGACGCGGCTTTCTTCAATCCTTCGCCCTCTCGAAATTCTTACTTATAAAATTTCTGGTGTTAAAGAAAATGATGAAATGGACTGGAAGCAATATTCCTTGTCGCTTCTTTGTTTCAATATCATCGGAGTTGTTTTCGTGATGCTGCTGCAGATGTTGCAGGCGTCACTTCCATTAAATCCACAAGCACTGTCCAATACGTCATGGCATCTCGCCTTTAATACAGCAGTGAGCTTTGTCACGAATACGAACTGGCAGGCATACTCCGGCGAAAATACACTGAGCTATTTGACCCAGATGTTGGGCTTGGGCGTACAGAACTTTGTGAGCGCAGCGACAGGCTTTGGAGTTTTCTTGGTGTTCACTCGCGGGATTGCCCGACATCAGGTAACGGGTTTAGGAAACTTTTGGGTGGACCTCACTCGTGCCACGGTTCATGTTCTTTTGCCTCTGAGTTTTATCTTGTCTTTGTTTCTTGTAGGTGAAGGAGTTGTGCAAAATTTTTCTGCTTACAAAACTGTTAAGACAGTGGAGGGCGCAGAACAGATTCTTCCACAAGGACCTGCGGCTTCGCAAATTGCGATTAAGCAATTGGGTTCCAATGGCGGTGGCTTCTTTGGAGTCAACAGTGCCCACCCTTGCGAAAATCCGACTCCTTGGAGTAATTTTCTCGAGATGGTTTCGTTGATTCTATTGGCTGCTGCGAGCACATACACTTTTGGTGTCATGGTAGGATCAAAAAAGCAGGGATGGGTTCTTTTTTCGGCGATGATGGCAATTCTAATTGTGATGTTGTCCCTCTCATTATGGTCTGAATACAGTCCAAATCCTTACGTCGGCCAAGCGGCATTGATGGAAGGAAAAGAAACTCGCTTCGGTGTTACGAACAGTGTCTTGTGGTCCGTGCTTACGACTTCGGCTTCCAATGGTTCTGTGAATTCGATGCATAGCTCTTTGTCTCCACTTTCTGGAGGTATTGCTATGGTTAATATGATGTTGGGCGAGGTGGTGTTTGGCGGTGTAGGTGCGGGCATGTACGGCATGCTCTTGTTCGTGATTCTCACGGTTTTTATCTCGGGTTTGATGGTCGGGCGCACGCCGGAGTATTTGGGTAAAAAAATTGAAGCCAAAGAAATTATTTGGATTGTTATTGGCGTTCTCGCACCCTGTGTGGCGATTTTAATATTGAGCGCGGTGGCGATCAGTATTCCTCAGGGACTCGCCGGGCTCGGCCATCAGGGGCCTCACGGTCTTAGCGAAGTTCTTTATGCTTACACTTCAGGAGCAGCCAATAACGGAAGTGCGTTCGGAAGTTTGACTGTGAATACTCCCTTTTACAATGTGACTATGGCTTTAGCGATGTTGATCGGCCGTTTTGCCATCATTTTTCCCGTACTGGCCGTAGCGGGAAGTCTTGCTGAGAAAAAGTTTTCTCCTCCGTCGCTGGGAACTTTTCGCACAGATTCTGTTTTGTTTGTTGTAATTCTTTGCGCCGTGATTGTGATTGTCGGAGCACTCACGTTCTTTCCCGCTCTTTCATTGGGACCCATCTTAGAGCACTTATTAATGTTGAGAGGGCAGTAG
- the kdpB gene encoding potassium-transporting ATPase subunit KdpB: MSSSSTFSDKSIVKQACKDSFVKLDPRVQYKNPVMMITWLGALVVTLVVIQRMTSGSSFSFELQLALWLWFTVLFANFSEALAEGRGKAQAESMKKTRSHTMARKLLNGKEESIVSLLLRKGDSVVCEAGDVIPGDGEIIEGIATVDESAITGESVPVVREAGGDRSAVTGGTRVISDKIIIRITADPGHSFLDRMISLVEGAKRQKTPNEIALGILLVSLTLVFMLAVVTLKFFADYSAKAAGQDLSHVVTVPVLIALLVCLIPTTIGGLLSAIGISGMDRLIRKNVIAKSGRAVEAAGDIDVLMLDKTGTITLGNRMASDFIAAPGVSLEALAEASQLASLSDETPEGRSIVVLAKQKFSLRAQNLDPHHAQFVPFTAQTRMSGIDIQGSTGMRSLRKGAGDAIQKHVESLGGYFPSEIKHSVETIARQGGTPLVVCEDSHVLGVIHLKDIVKGGIRERFAELRRMGIRTVMVTGDNPLTAAAIAAEAGVDDYIAQATPETKLQRIREEQSKGHLVAMTGDGTNDAPALAQADVGVAMNTGTQAAREAGNMVDLDSNPTKLIEIVETGKQLLMTRGSLTTFSIANDVAKYFAIIPAMFAGLYAVNGGLTGPLGALNVMGLKSPQSAVLSAVIFNALIIIALVPLALRGVKYRAMGANLILQRNLVIYGLGGMIVPFIGIKIIDVLIVSMGLV, translated from the coding sequence ATGAGTTCATCATCCACTTTTTCAGATAAATCCATTGTTAAACAAGCTTGCAAAGATAGTTTCGTCAAACTTGATCCGCGAGTGCAGTATAAAAATCCAGTGATGATGATCACGTGGTTAGGGGCTTTGGTTGTAACCTTGGTTGTCATTCAGAGAATGACTTCAGGAAGCAGTTTTAGTTTTGAATTGCAGCTGGCTTTATGGCTTTGGTTCACTGTTTTGTTTGCGAATTTTTCGGAGGCCTTGGCGGAAGGGCGGGGAAAGGCCCAGGCTGAGTCGATGAAGAAAACACGGTCTCATACAATGGCCCGTAAGCTTTTGAATGGGAAAGAAGAAAGTATTGTATCGTTGTTATTGCGAAAAGGTGACAGTGTTGTTTGTGAGGCCGGTGACGTGATTCCAGGTGACGGAGAAATCATTGAAGGAATTGCGACCGTGGATGAATCTGCGATTACTGGTGAATCAGTGCCGGTCGTGCGTGAAGCCGGAGGCGATCGTAGTGCAGTGACCGGAGGAACGCGTGTGATCAGCGATAAAATTATTATTCGTATCACAGCAGATCCAGGTCATAGCTTTTTAGATCGTATGATCAGTCTGGTTGAGGGAGCCAAACGACAAAAGACTCCGAATGAAATTGCCTTAGGGATTTTGCTGGTGTCTTTAACGTTGGTGTTTATGCTGGCCGTGGTTACTTTGAAGTTCTTTGCTGACTACTCAGCAAAAGCTGCGGGCCAAGATTTATCGCACGTTGTGACGGTTCCTGTTTTAATTGCGTTATTAGTCTGTCTAATTCCCACGACCATCGGTGGACTTTTAAGCGCGATTGGCATTAGCGGTATGGATCGTCTTATTCGGAAAAACGTGATAGCAAAAAGTGGACGTGCCGTGGAAGCGGCAGGAGATATTGACGTTTTGATGTTAGATAAAACCGGAACGATTACTTTAGGGAATCGCATGGCCAGCGATTTTATTGCAGCTCCCGGTGTGAGTTTGGAAGCCTTGGCTGAAGCTTCACAGTTAGCTTCTCTAAGTGATGAAACTCCTGAAGGGCGCTCGATTGTTGTTTTGGCGAAACAAAAATTTTCTTTGCGCGCCCAGAATTTAGATCCTCATCATGCTCAGTTTGTTCCCTTTACAGCGCAAACTCGAATGAGCGGCATTGATATTCAAGGCTCTACGGGAATGAGATCTTTACGTAAGGGAGCCGGGGATGCCATTCAAAAACACGTAGAGTCTTTGGGGGGATATTTTCCATCTGAGATCAAACACTCTGTTGAGACGATTGCACGCCAAGGCGGGACACCGCTGGTTGTGTGTGAGGATAGTCATGTTTTAGGAGTGATTCATCTTAAAGACATCGTAAAAGGTGGGATTCGCGAACGTTTTGCTGAGCTTCGTCGTATGGGAATTCGCACGGTGATGGTTACAGGAGATAATCCGTTAACGGCGGCGGCGATTGCAGCGGAAGCAGGTGTTGATGATTATATCGCACAGGCCACTCCAGAAACAAAACTGCAAAGAATTCGTGAAGAGCAATCCAAAGGTCATCTGGTGGCCATGACGGGTGATGGAACAAATGATGCTCCGGCGCTGGCTCAAGCGGATGTTGGCGTTGCGATGAATACGGGAACGCAAGCGGCTCGTGAAGCGGGAAATATGGTGGATCTGGATTCCAATCCTACAAAGCTTATTGAAATTGTTGAGACCGGAAAGCAGTTGCTGATGACACGCGGATCTCTCACGACATTTAGTATTGCCAATGACGTTGCAAAATATTTTGCGATTATTCCAGCGATGTTTGCGGGACTCTATGCCGTCAACGGCGGACTCACGGGTCCTTTGGGGGCGTTGAATGTGATGGGATTAAAATCTCCGCAAAGTGCAGTATTGAGTGCTGTCATTTTTAACGCCTTAATTATTATTGCATTGGTGCCGTTGGCTTTACGTGGAGTGAAGTATCGTGCAATGGGGGCGAATCTTATCTTGCAACGCAATTTAGTGATCTATGGTTTAGGGGGAATGATCGTTCCCTTTATCGGAATTAAAATTATTGATGTGCTCATTGTGAGTATGGGGTTGGTCTAA
- the kdpC gene encoding K(+)-transporting ATPase subunit C gives MKNFIISIKIFIVLSLMTGVLYPVAVTGVGQLFFSYKANGSLLEREGSPVGSELIAQKFVNPKYFWPRPSAGDYATVASGASNASPTSENLKKSVLQRKAQGLSHEMLFTSGSGLDPHISPEAAKDQVQRIVQERKLSQEQTVLVEKLIEDYTEGRQGGLLGEKRVNVLKLNLALDKQL, from the coding sequence ATGAAAAACTTCATTATTTCTATCAAGATATTTATCGTTCTCAGTTTGATGACCGGTGTACTTTATCCCGTAGCGGTGACGGGTGTGGGGCAGCTGTTTTTTTCTTATAAAGCCAATGGGTCCCTTCTTGAAAGGGAGGGAAGTCCGGTGGGATCAGAGTTGATTGCGCAAAAGTTTGTAAATCCAAAATATTTTTGGCCGCGTCCGTCGGCAGGTGATTATGCCACGGTGGCATCAGGAGCTTCCAATGCCTCTCCTACGAGTGAAAACTTAAAAAAATCTGTGCTACAAAGAAAAGCACAAGGGTTGAGCCATGAGATGTTATTTACTTCAGGGAGTGGGTTGGACCCGCATATTTCACCCGAAGCTGCGAAGGATCAAGTGCAACGCATTGTTCAAGAACGCAAGTTGTCGCAAGAACAAACAGTGCTAGTTGAAAAGCTGATAGAGGATTACACTGAAGGTCGTCAAGGAGGCCTTCTCGGCGAAAAAAGGGTGAATGTGCTAAAACTCAATCTCGCCTTGGATAAGCAATTATGA
- a CDS encoding sensor histidine kinase KdpD — MSDDCRPNPDRILEGIKKEEEKKDRGHFRVFFGMCPGVGKTYAMLKAAIEQVRQGADLVVGVVETHGRKETEELLAGLEVIPRRKIIYKDTVLEEMDIDAILRRKPKIVLVDELAHTNVPGSRHPKRYQDVIELLDAGIDVYSTVNVQHIESRADLVQQITSVRINERIPDSILDMANQIELIDITAQGLLKRMKEGKVYQGDRAVRAEENFFRETHLTALRELALRYTAERVDQDLQDQMVVQQIVGPWNTQERLLVAVSHSPYSGRLIRATRRMAYSLEAPWIALHIDTGDRLNDEDQAMLIKNLALARELGAEVISLRNSNIAEAIRLISHERNVTQIIMGRPQRHWWEVLKGQGSLLDQLVGKSSTVDVHIIRQEEGPRRKIWKWTPPGFDAAGIAYWYSFCFIVGISFLNGLLVPYVGYRSVGFIYLMAMMMIGLVASQGPILFAAVLSALVWNYFFIPPRMTFAISAPEDVMMCLAYFLVALLCGVLAARIRSRDKDLEGREQRTRSLYELVREFSSSLTILDVCLAASQSLEGLLNGKIKIILADEEGKLLRKSFNDLKVDDKDFALALWSFENGKNAGWKTETLSESRCLSLPLKAKEKTVGVLLFYPREKAVMSLDQQNFLENVCAQTGMALDRMRLQQKSEKMKVLEASENLHQALLNSVSHELRTPLTSIIGSASAVMDKKVFAQENVREQLVQDIIDSSLRLNQVVENLLDMSRLNSGALRLKREWVDLVDLLSGIPAKLGRLAAHHKLIIQSESGSCYAQVDEKLFEHVLLNLLSNAVRYAPPETEISLELEQEDKKIFLRVKDQGPGIPSQSLQKIFEAFYRVPGSATGGVGLGLAIVKALVEAHGGRVYAQNRRDTTGAEFVIELPYERPPQALQEGS; from the coding sequence ATGAGTGATGACTGCCGTCCCAACCCGGATCGGATTCTTGAGGGGATCAAGAAAGAAGAAGAGAAAAAAGACCGAGGTCATTTTCGCGTCTTTTTTGGGATGTGTCCTGGGGTCGGAAAAACTTATGCCATGTTGAAAGCCGCTATTGAACAAGTTCGTCAGGGTGCAGATCTTGTTGTTGGGGTCGTCGAAACCCATGGGCGTAAGGAAACAGAAGAGCTTCTTGCGGGATTAGAAGTGATTCCTCGTCGAAAAATTATCTATAAAGACACGGTTCTTGAAGAAATGGATATCGATGCGATCTTACGAAGAAAGCCTAAGATTGTTTTAGTTGATGAGTTGGCTCACACCAATGTTCCGGGTTCGCGACATCCTAAACGTTATCAAGATGTCATTGAACTTCTCGATGCGGGAATTGACGTTTATTCGACCGTGAATGTTCAGCATATTGAAAGTCGCGCGGATTTGGTTCAGCAAATAACCAGCGTTCGCATCAATGAGCGGATTCCTGATTCTATTTTAGATATGGCCAATCAAATTGAACTCATTGATATTACGGCGCAAGGCCTTTTAAAGCGGATGAAAGAAGGAAAGGTTTATCAAGGTGACCGGGCTGTTCGGGCGGAAGAAAATTTTTTCCGCGAAACTCATTTGACAGCGTTGCGTGAGTTGGCTCTTCGCTATACGGCAGAGAGAGTTGATCAGGATCTGCAAGATCAAATGGTCGTACAGCAAATCGTGGGACCTTGGAATACACAAGAACGTTTGCTTGTGGCTGTCAGTCACAGTCCCTATTCGGGGAGACTGATTCGGGCGACTCGTCGCATGGCTTACAGTTTGGAAGCTCCTTGGATCGCTTTGCATATTGATACCGGAGACCGGTTGAATGACGAAGATCAGGCAATGCTCATCAAAAATCTTGCTTTAGCCCGTGAACTGGGGGCCGAGGTGATTTCTCTGCGAAATTCAAATATCGCTGAAGCTATTCGGCTGATTTCGCATGAGCGCAACGTCACGCAAATTATCATGGGGCGTCCACAACGTCATTGGTGGGAAGTTCTCAAAGGCCAAGGATCTTTGTTAGATCAACTTGTTGGAAAAAGCAGTACTGTGGACGTTCACATCATTCGTCAAGAAGAAGGGCCTCGGCGAAAGATATGGAAATGGACACCGCCTGGCTTTGATGCCGCAGGGATTGCGTACTGGTATTCGTTCTGTTTTATCGTTGGCATTAGTTTTTTAAATGGTCTTCTTGTGCCTTACGTGGGTTATCGCTCTGTGGGATTCATATATCTTATGGCGATGATGATGATCGGTCTGGTGGCAAGCCAGGGTCCGATTCTTTTCGCCGCAGTTTTGAGTGCTCTCGTCTGGAACTATTTTTTTATTCCGCCGCGTATGACATTTGCGATTTCTGCTCCCGAAGACGTTATGATGTGTCTGGCCTATTTTTTGGTCGCACTTTTGTGTGGTGTTTTGGCAGCGCGCATTCGCAGTCGCGATAAAGATCTGGAGGGACGGGAGCAGCGCACGCGAAGTCTTTATGAGTTGGTCCGTGAGTTTTCTTCGTCGCTGACTATTCTAGATGTGTGTTTAGCGGCCTCACAAAGTCTGGAAGGACTTTTGAATGGAAAAATTAAAATTATTCTAGCTGATGAGGAAGGAAAACTGTTACGCAAGTCTTTTAATGATCTTAAGGTGGATGATAAAGATTTCGCATTGGCTTTGTGGTCATTTGAAAATGGAAAAAATGCCGGATGGAAAACAGAGACTTTATCTGAGTCGCGCTGCTTGAGTTTGCCGTTAAAGGCCAAAGAAAAGACCGTTGGCGTTTTGTTGTTTTATCCACGTGAAAAAGCGGTGATGTCCCTCGATCAGCAGAATTTTCTGGAAAATGTTTGTGCTCAGACGGGGATGGCTTTAGATCGCATGCGACTCCAGCAAAAATCTGAAAAAATGAAAGTCTTAGAAGCTTCTGAAAACCTGCATCAGGCTTTGTTGAACTCGGTTTCTCATGAGTTGCGAACTCCGTTAACGTCTATTATTGGCTCGGCTTCAGCGGTGATGGATAAGAAAGTTTTTGCTCAGGAAAATGTGCGAGAACAACTGGTTCAAGATATTATTGATTCTTCTTTGAGGCTCAATCAGGTGGTCGAAAATCTTTTGGATATGTCACGTCTGAATTCCGGGGCTTTGCGTTTAAAACGAGAATGGGTGGACCTCGTTGATCTTCTTTCAGGCATTCCTGCAAAGCTTGGGCGACTGGCGGCTCACCACAAGCTGATTATTCAGAGCGAGTCAGGATCTTGCTACGCTCAAGTGGATGAAAAACTTTTTGAGCATGTGTTATTAAATCTTCTGAGCAATGCAGTTCGCTATGCTCCGCCAGAGACGGAGATCTCTTTGGAATTAGAGCAGGAAGATAAGAAGATTTTTTTAAGAGTGAAAGATCAAGGTCCTGGAATTCCTTCGCAAAGCTTGCAGAAGATTTTTGAAGCTTTTTATCGTGTGCCCGGTAGCGCCACAGGCGGAGTAGGGTTAGGCCTTGCTATCGTGAAAGCTCTTGTTGAAGCCCATGGTGGTCGCGTTTATGCTCAGAACAGGCGGGACACAACAGGTGCGGAGTTTGTGATTGAACTTCCTTATGAAAGACCGCCCCAGGCTTTGCAGGAGGGATCATGA
- a CDS encoding response regulator transcription factor encodes MKDGVKRVLVIDDEASIRKLLRVSLEANSYHVDEATQAREGLSLVASLRPDLVLLDLGLPDMTGLEVLKEIRGWSQVPVIVLTVQDSDNDKINALDGGADDYITKPFSVPELLVRMRVALRHSQQAFSDKTDLVSGPVKVDLPGHTVTVEGEHVKLTATEFNILKVLMKHKGKVVTHRMLLNEVWGPQSVEHTHYLRVYVGALRKKLKLRDSTPEVIVTEAGVGYRLLDL; translated from the coding sequence ATGAAAGACGGAGTGAAAAGAGTTCTAGTCATTGATGACGAAGCCTCTATTCGTAAGCTTTTGAGGGTGAGTCTTGAAGCCAACAGTTATCATGTTGATGAAGCAACTCAAGCTCGTGAGGGGTTGTCGTTGGTGGCATCCCTCCGACCTGATCTCGTGCTTTTGGATTTGGGTCTGCCTGATATGACAGGCTTAGAAGTTCTTAAAGAAATTCGTGGATGGTCGCAAGTTCCCGTGATCGTGTTAACGGTGCAGGACTCTGATAATGATAAAATCAATGCTTTGGATGGTGGAGCCGACGATTACATCACGAAGCCTTTTAGTGTTCCTGAACTTTTAGTGCGTATGCGCGTGGCTCTGCGACATTCGCAACAAGCATTTTCTGATAAGACGGATTTAGTAAGTGGCCCAGTGAAGGTCGATCTTCCTGGTCACACGGTGACGGTGGAAGGGGAGCACGTGAAGCTGACCGCCACAGAGTTTAATATTTTAAAGGTCCTTATGAAACATAAGGGAAAAGTGGTCACTCATCGTATGCTTCTTAATGAAGTATGGGGACCACAATCGGTGGAGCATACGCATTACCTGCGTGTTTATGTGGGAGCTTTGAGGAAGAAACTAAAGCTGCGTGACAGTACGCCAGAAGTGATTGTCACAGAAGCCGGTGTTGGATACCGGCTTCTGGATTTATAG
- a CDS encoding HD domain-containing phosphohydrolase, which translates to MSEKRPSSLFRQKLELLILSQSEEVLNRVKQVVSAHHFTFRHLAYSELPQGPLGDLIKAQLVLVAQDKEESIQDFSARVDEALRLFPRSRIVTVMGTAFSKENLESQNPRITPLSQVEFFSTLKFEYLCLYRCRSQYFEIQVTDLFPMTTMVFPAFIRLELNQRYLAVVYSNTVLSDDRFARLGRAEGLFIQMKDSEKYLQYINNYYDTSGAALKKRARALFLAVCFYSLHLNENILFDFKASGESVAVEAYQNLKKVGEELFTIMRSEENLWDVFREAVDSELSSYWRSPWIATYAALMSIKSGQGDPMTAFLSGLLTDVGLYDLQESVTRKYYLEDDKKTLDEENSYQKHPLLSLNRCLIKKVPLEESVKTVLVCTHERADQKGFPNQVPADKLPVEAQFVLFAEKIDQGVLTTMKQTGVGFRFLKEKIWEAENATPTNFSSAFLAGIAESLI; encoded by the coding sequence ATGAGCGAAAAACGACCTTCTTCTTTATTCAGACAGAAACTCGAACTTTTGATTCTCAGTCAATCAGAAGAGGTCCTAAATCGCGTCAAACAGGTCGTGTCCGCACATCACTTTACGTTTCGTCACCTTGCGTACTCAGAGCTTCCTCAAGGTCCCTTAGGTGATCTTATAAAAGCGCAATTGGTGTTGGTAGCTCAGGATAAAGAAGAATCCATTCAAGACTTTTCAGCAAGAGTGGATGAAGCTTTACGTCTTTTTCCACGTTCGCGCATCGTGACGGTGATGGGGACGGCGTTTTCAAAAGAAAATTTGGAAAGTCAAAATCCGCGTATAACACCTCTTTCGCAGGTAGAATTTTTTTCGACGCTGAAGTTTGAATATCTCTGTCTGTATCGTTGTCGCTCGCAATATTTTGAAATTCAAGTCACAGATTTATTTCCTATGACAACAATGGTGTTCCCGGCGTTTATTCGTTTGGAACTCAATCAAAGATATTTGGCCGTGGTGTATAGCAACACCGTGTTGTCCGATGACCGATTTGCACGTCTTGGAAGGGCCGAGGGTCTTTTTATCCAGATGAAGGACAGTGAAAAGTATCTTCAGTACATTAATAATTACTATGACACTTCAGGAGCGGCTCTTAAAAAACGGGCGCGGGCTTTGTTCTTGGCTGTTTGTTTTTATTCTTTGCATTTGAATGAAAACATTCTTTTTGATTTTAAAGCGTCCGGTGAAAGTGTTGCGGTTGAAGCTTATCAAAATTTAAAAAAAGTGGGCGAAGAGCTTTTTACGATCATGCGCAGTGAAGAAAATCTGTGGGATGTGTTTCGTGAAGCCGTTGATAGTGAGTTGAGTTCCTACTGGCGCTCACCATGGATTGCTACCTACGCTGCACTGATGTCGATTAAGTCCGGGCAAGGTGATCCGATGACGGCTTTCTTGTCAGGACTTCTTACGGATGTGGGGCTTTATGATTTACAAGAAAGTGTCACTCGAAAGTACTATCTTGAGGACGATAAAAAAACTTTGGATGAAGAAAACAGCTATCAAAAACATCCCTTGCTGTCTTTGAATCGCTGTCTGATTAAAAAAGTTCCTTTGGAAGAATCTGTTAAGACTGTTTTAGTGTGCACGCACGAGCGTGCGGATCAAAAAGGGTTCCCCAATCAAGTTCCCGCCGACAAACTTCCGGTGGAGGCCCAGTTTGTCCTCTTTGCAGAAAAAATTGATCAGGGTGTTTTAACCACGATGAAACAAACGGGTGTGGGCTTCCGTTTTCTAAAAGAAAAAATCTGGGAAGCTGAAAATGCCACACCAACGAATTTTAGCTCTGCCTTTTTAGCTGGCATCGCCGAGTCTCTCATTTAA
- a CDS encoding organic solvent tolerance protein has protein sequence MLKKMAVTLSLCLVALAGSVEAKELSNRLGVGVKKNTSLDLPELAAVYHFAPDLSVTGGLGIDTQKDYSKFSFNAGVRRVVFKEDNMNFYMGGSVGLVNFETAGDKESGFELNALFGGEFFFTGLDSLAFTFEGGVGVISADNVRFRTIADGPFNAGIIFYF, from the coding sequence ATGCTTAAAAAAATGGCAGTAACGCTCTCCCTTTGCTTGGTGGCATTGGCGGGAAGTGTAGAAGCTAAGGAGTTGTCCAACCGTTTAGGAGTGGGTGTAAAGAAAAACACCTCTTTGGATTTGCCAGAGCTTGCGGCAGTTTATCACTTTGCGCCGGATCTTTCAGTGACGGGTGGCTTGGGTATCGACACGCAAAAAGATTACTCAAAGTTTTCATTCAATGCAGGTGTGCGTCGTGTGGTCTTTAAAGAAGACAATATGAACTTCTACATGGGCGGCTCTGTAGGGCTTGTGAATTTTGAAACAGCGGGAGACAAAGAATCTGGTTTTGAATTGAACGCTCTTTTTGGCGGAGAGTTCTTCTTTACAGGTTTGGATTCATTGGCATTCACATTTGAAGGTGGCGTGGGCGTGATTTCGGCTGACAATGTTCGTTTCAGAACTATTGCGGATGGTCCGTTCAACGCGGGTATTATTTTCTATTTCTAA